Genomic window (Actinomycetes bacterium):
CGACACGTTCGGGGGTGATGGGCAGGTCACGGACCCGGACGCCGACCGCGGCGGCGACCGCGTTGGCGATCGCGCCGGCCGTCGGGCCCTGGGCCGCCTCGCCTGAGCCGACCGACGGCAGCTCGGGCCGGTCGAGCAACAGCACCTCGACCTCGGGCGTCTCGCTGAAGCGCAGGATCGGGTAAGTCTCCCAGTCCACGCTGGTGATGCGGGTGCGGTCGAAGGTCACCTGCTCCTTGAGCGTCCACGAGGTCGACTGCACCGCGCCGCCCTCGATCTGGCTGCGCACGCCGTCCGGGTTGACGACTCGGCCGACGTCGACGGCCAGAGTCAGCCGGCGCACCCGGATGTCGCTGACCGCCTCGACCTCGGCGACGACGGCGCAGTAGGCACCCTTCGCCTTGTAGCGCGCGTAGCCAAGCCCCCAGCCGACGTCCCCCTCGCGCGGTCGGCCCGCCCAGCCGACGTGGTCGGCGACGGCCTGCAGCACCGCGCGGGCCCGGTCGTCGTCCAGGTGCGCCAGCCGGAAGTCGAGCGGGTCTGCACCCGCGCAGTCGGCCGCCTCGTCGACCATCGACTCGATCGCGAAGACGTTGCCGTAGGCGCCGAGCGTCCGCAGCGACGACGTGCGCAGCGCGGCGTCCTGCCGCCGGTGCCCGCGGATCCGCCGCACCGGCACGCGGTAGCCGGGGATCGCGTTTCGGGTGCTGCCGGCGCCGCGCTCCGGTGGCGGGTCGACCGGGTCGGGCAGCGGCGCACCGCCCTCGACGTGCGCACCCGCCAGCAGCCCGGGGGAGCCGGCGTAGCCCGGTCGCGACGTGTGGCCCTGGCTCCAGACGTCGGACTCCCAGCACACCATCCGGCCCTCGGACGACAGGCAGACGCCGATGTCCACCGCCATCGCCGAGCCGAACGGCGACCACGACAGCTCGTCGGCGCGCCGCCACCGCACATGCACCGGCCGGCCGGGCACCGCGCGCGCGAGCAGCACCGCGTCGAAGGCCGCGTCGTCCGCACCGTTGTGGCCATAGGCCCCCGCCCCCTCGGCATGCTCGACCTGCACCGTGTCCGGCGCGACGCCGAGCGCGGCGGCGACCGCGCGGCGCAGCCCGAAGACGTTCTGGCTGTGGCTCCACACGTGCACGGCGGTGCCGTCGTCGGACCACCGGGCCAGGCCGCAGCTCGGCGACATCGACGCGTGCGCCAGGAACGGCCGGGTGTAGGTCGCCGCCAGCTTGCGCACCTGCGGTGCCACGTCGTCCGGCTCCCCGGAGACGTCCACGTCGAAGGTGGTGACCGGCCCGTCGCGCAGGTACGTCGTCAGGTCGGCTGGGCCGGGCAGCGTCGCGTTCTCCTCCCACGCGGCAGCGGCCCGCAGGGACTCGGCAGCCACGTCTGCCCGGCGCTCGTCGGCGCACACGACGCCGAGGAACGACCCGTCATGCACGACCGCCACCACACCGGGCAGCGCCTCGACGCCGGCGGTGTCCAGCGAGGCGAGCCGAGCCGCCGGCGAGGGTGGCCGGACCACCTGCCCCCACAGCTGCCCGGGCAAGACCAGGTCCTGGATGAACCGGGCGCGCCCGCGCACCTTGTCCGGCAGGTCCACCCGCGGGACGGAGATGCCGGTGAGGCCGCCCTCTGCCGGCTTCCTGGCAGGCAGCGACACATCGATGTCGACGTCGAGGTCGACCTCGGCTGCCGGCACGCCATCGGCGGCCGCGGTGTCGAGAAGCCGGCGCAGGTGGGCGCAGGCCGCGCGGACCGCCGCGCCGGAGTCGGCGACCGACATGCTGCCGGCGGTCGGACCCTCGTCCGGCCCGCCGGCAGTGGTGGCCCCGTGGACGCGCACCCGGTCGACCGGCAGGTCGAGCTCGTCGGCGGCGAGCTGGGTCAGCGCGGTCAGGATGCCCTGGCCGAGCTCGACCTTGCCGCCCTGCACGTGCACGCAGCCGTCGCCGTCGACGCGCACCCAGGTCGAGAGCCGCGGGTTGGCGGCGACGTCCTTGGGCGTGGTGGCGTCGGGCGCCTGCGGAGCGGGACGGTCGGGGTCCGCGGCCCCGAGCCGGGCGGTCACTGCTCCGCCGCCCGCAGGACGGCCCGGATCATCCGTCGCTGAACGCCGCAGCGGCAGAGGTTGCGGTCCAAAGCCTCGACGACCTCGCCCTCGGAGGGCGTGGGCTTCTCCGCCAGCAGTGCCGCGGCGGAGACCAGCACGCCCGACACGCAGAACGCGCACTGCGCCGCCTGCTCGTCCAGGAACGCCTGCTGCAGCGGGTGCAGGTCCTCACCCTCGGCGAGCCCCTCGACGGTCACCACGGTCCTGCCCTCGACCGACCAGAGCGGTGTGTCGCACGCCGGTGCGGCAGCCCCGTCGAGCAGCACGAAGCAAGCGCCGCACAGCCCCACGCCGCAGCCGTAGCGTGGGCCCGCCATTCCCAGCTCGTTCCGCAGCACGTGCAGCAGCGGGGTGCCCGGGTCGCCGGTGACCGTCGTCGCCGACCCGTTGACGGTCAAGGACACGGTGGCCGCGGGGGAGTCCGTCACGACGTCGTCACCGCCGTACCTCCTCAAGCAGGGTCGTGAGGTTCCCTGACAGCACCCGGGCCAGGTCGTCGCCCTCGAGCCCGGGCACTGCGCGCACCGTCGCCACCGGGTCCGGGTCGCCCATCCGGAACGGGTAGTCGCTGCCCAGCACGACCTGACCGATGCCCACGGCCTCGACGAGGAAGCGCAGCGACGCCGGCGAGTGCAGGACCGTGTCGAACCACAGCTGCCGCAGCCAGTCGCTCGGCGGCCGGGTCAGGTGCTCCTCGGCGCCGTCGGCGGCGGCCGAGTAGCCGCGGTCCCACCGCCCCATCTGGTACGGCACGAAGCCGCCGCCGTGCACCAGCACGACGCGCAGGCCGGGATGCCGCTCGAGCACGCCGCCGTGCACCAGGTGGGCGGTCGCGATCGTCGTCTCGGCCGGGTTGCCCACCAGGTTGTTCAGGTTGTAGCGCGACACGTCACGCCCGGCCAGCGACGCGTAGGGGTGCACCACGACGAGGGCGCGCAGCTCCTCGGCCGCGGACCAGAAGGGCGCCATGTCCGGGTCGTCGAGCTCGCGGCCGTCGACGGTGGTCGCGATCTCGACGCCGTCCATCCCCAGTGACGAGACGGCGTGCCGCAGCTCATGGGCGGCGGGGTCCGGCGCCTGCAGCGGCACGGTGGCCAGGGTGCGGAAGCGGTCTGGCGCCGTGGCCGCCGTCGCGACCAGCGCCTCGTTGAACATCCGCGCATAGCGTGCGCCGGCGTCCGGCTCGAGGGCGTACGCCGTCAGGTCGATCCAGCTGGACAGGACCTGCACGTCGACCCCGGCCACGTCCATGGCGGCGAGCCGGCGCGGCAGGTCCATGAGCGCGGGGAACATCGGCCGGGTCTGCACCCGTCCGGCGATCAGCACGGCAGACCGGCCGTCCCGGTCGGCCACCTCGATGCCGTAGCGGCCGCCGTCGGCGCGCAGGGTGTCCATGACGTCGACCGGCACGCAGTGCGCGTGCACGTCGATGGTCGGCAGCCGGTCGGCGGGCTCGCGGTGGTCGGTCATCCGTCGGTCACCGCCTGGTGCGCGAGGGCGATCGCCGAAGCAAGCAGCAGCACCAGGACCACCCGGTTGAACGTCGCGACCGACACCTTGCGCGCGGCCCAGGTGCCGAGCGGCAGCGCGACGGCGATCGGGATCAGCGCGAGCAGGCTCTGGGCCAGCCGGTTCGGCGTGTACAGGCCCACGGCGACCAGTGACACGGTCTGCACCAGGGCGAACCCGAAGAAGAGCGTCGCCAGGGCGAAGACGTAGGCACGCGGCCGCAGGCCGAAGCCGTGCAGGTAGGTCGACAGCAGCGGGCCGGAGATGCCGGTCGCCCCCTGCAGGCCGCCGGCGGCGACGCCCACCGGAGGGGACGCGACCCGGGTCACCCGCGGCGGCAGGTGGAAGCCAGGGCGGGCGAAGGACAGGACCACGTAGCCGACGATGATCGCGGCAAGGATCCCGGACAGCACCCGGGCGTCCGCGTTATCGAGGGCCAGCGTCCCGATGACGGCACCGAAGGCGCCACCGACCAGCATCACCGGGAGGTCGCGGGTGTGTTGCGCCTCCTCCCGGTGCGTCCAGACCAGCCAGCCGTTGGCGACCACGCCGGGGATCGCCATCACGACGACCGCCGGCTCGACGCCCACGAACGCGGCCATGACCGGGATCGCCAACTGCGGCAGGCCGCCCCCGGTCGCCCCCTTGACGAAGGCGCCGAAGGCGATCGCCGCGACGATGACCAGCAGGTCGGAGCCGCTGCCACCGGTCACGCCGCCCGCAGCCGCGAGGCGCCTGTGACCGCCCTGCGTCCGGGCACCAGGCACTGCGGCATGCGGCAACTACAATCGTTCGCAGTCAGGGTGTCAAGACTGGGGGCCCGGGAGGTGGTTATCACGCGGGAGCCGGCCACTCGAGGGCACC
Coding sequences:
- a CDS encoding molybdopterin cofactor-binding domain-containing protein, whose protein sequence is MTARLGAADPDRPAPQAPDATTPKDVAANPRLSTWVRVDGDGCVHVQGGKVELGQGILTALTQLAADELDLPVDRVRVHGATTAGGPDEGPTAGSMSVADSGAAVRAACAHLRRLLDTAAADGVPAAEVDLDVDIDVSLPARKPAEGGLTGISVPRVDLPDKVRGRARFIQDLVLPGQLWGQVVRPPSPAARLASLDTAGVEALPGVVAVVHDGSFLGVVCADERRADVAAESLRAAAAWEENATLPGPADLTTYLRDGPVTTFDVDVSGEPDDVAPQVRKLAATYTRPFLAHASMSPSCGLARWSDDGTAVHVWSHSQNVFGLRRAVAAALGVAPDTVQVEHAEGAGAYGHNGADDAAFDAVLLARAVPGRPVHVRWRRADELSWSPFGSAMAVDIGVCLSSEGRMVCWESDVWSQGHTSRPGYAGSPGLLAGAHVEGGAPLPDPVDPPPERGAGSTRNAIPGYRVPVRRIRGHRRQDAALRTSSLRTLGAYGNVFAIESMVDEAADCAGADPLDFRLAHLDDDRARAVLQAVADHVGWAGRPREGDVGWGLGYARYKAKGAYCAVVAEVEAVSDIRVRRLTLAVDVGRVVNPDGVRSQIEGGAVQSTSWTLKEQVTFDRTRITSVDWETYPILRFSETPEVEVLLLDRPELPSVGSGEAAQGPTAGAIANAVAAAVGVRVRDLPITPERVVAAMEA
- a CDS encoding (2Fe-2S)-binding protein; its protein translation is MTDSPAATVSLTVNGSATTVTGDPGTPLLHVLRNELGMAGPRYGCGVGLCGACFVLLDGAAAPACDTPLWSVEGRTVVTVEGLAEGEDLHPLQQAFLDEQAAQCAFCVSGVLVSAAALLAEKPTPSEGEVVEALDRNLCRCGVQRRMIRAVLRAAEQ
- a CDS encoding amidohydrolase family protein encodes the protein MTDHREPADRLPTIDVHAHCVPVDVMDTLRADGGRYGIEVADRDGRSAVLIAGRVQTRPMFPALMDLPRRLAAMDVAGVDVQVLSSWIDLTAYALEPDAGARYARMFNEALVATAATAPDRFRTLATVPLQAPDPAAHELRHAVSSLGMDGVEIATTVDGRELDDPDMAPFWSAAEELRALVVVHPYASLAGRDVSRYNLNNLVGNPAETTIATAHLVHGGVLERHPGLRVVLVHGGGFVPYQMGRWDRGYSAAADGAEEHLTRPPSDWLRQLWFDTVLHSPASLRFLVEAVGIGQVVLGSDYPFRMGDPDPVATVRAVPGLEGDDLARVLSGNLTTLLEEVRR
- a CDS encoding sulfite exporter TauE/SafE family protein, which gives rise to MTGGSGSDLLVIVAAIAFGAFVKGATGGGLPQLAIPVMAAFVGVEPAVVVMAIPGVVANGWLVWTHREEAQHTRDLPVMLVGGAFGAVIGTLALDNADARVLSGILAAIIVGYVVLSFARPGFHLPPRVTRVASPPVGVAAGGLQGATGISGPLLSTYLHGFGLRPRAYVFALATLFFGFALVQTVSLVAVGLYTPNRLAQSLLALIPIAVALPLGTWAARKVSVATFNRVVLVLLLASAIALAHQAVTDG